CCTTATTATCTGACACCTGGGACCAGCACCGAGATCAATCTCAATCAGTCAGGCTCCTCTGCAAACATGACTGATACATGGTACTGCCATGCTTAAAAATATcccatttattaattatttctttGTGGGTTATACTCAATTACTGCATATCTATCACTAACAAATGATGATATCCATTTGATGATCTGAAACTTTTTGACACTTTTTTCCCTTCTCCAAAAGATATTGTTTTCTCTGATGAATATGATGTCTAAACCTTAAACTCTAAACGCCTAATGAAAATGTATTCCTAGTGTGGTTTGTCTTTGTGTTACTTCTAGAAACAAAGTATTTTTTCCATTGCTTTTTCCACAGGCAAAAAATCATCATCGAATGGCTGATTGCATCTGTTGATCTTCATGACCAATTTGAGTTTTCATTATCATTAATCTACACCACAGGACTGTTTTTCTCTTGAATTATTTTACAGTTATTCAATTGTAGAAGTTGACAATCTTGTTTATTGGTAATTCATACCATActttttttgcaaaaataagATTGGCATTGCTTGACTTCTCTTCCTGTGTTTTAGTGTAAGGGATGCCAGTGATCCCCCAGGCCAATCTCAATCACCGACGACTCCAACGGCTGATGATTTACATAATGTCTTGGCCCCTCATACTCGGTATCAAACACATGCTGGCATCATCTTATGCCTTCCTGCTCAACAGAAGAGATCCAAAACTAGCAAATCTCAGCCAATTCGTAAAAAACAGCCGCCTAAAAATCTTGCTTCATCAAGTCAGATGACAGACAATCG
This sequence is a window from Primulina huaijiensis isolate GDHJ02 chromosome 13, ASM1229523v2, whole genome shotgun sequence. Protein-coding genes within it:
- the LOC140991560 gene encoding uncharacterized protein isoform X5, whose product is MEGVTYTGGRGGTSLHDNVDGRGYFIPGIPTKVGGFPVDPTMNRPYYLTPGTSTEINLNQSGSSANMTDTCVRDASDPPGQSQSPTTPTADDLHNVLAPHTRYQTHAGIILCLPAQQKRSKTSKSQPIRKKQPPKNLASSSQMTDNRSLKPESNIPVRPKELTRDETRCMLMDKARTEVIRYLRD